A region of the Chlamydia felis Fe/C-56 genome:
GGGGCTTACTTATTCTTACGACGACTCATCCTCTACCTTATTCGATAAAACGATCTTTGGAAGACCCCAGTACCATTCTTCCCCTATCTTCAGAAGTCTCCGTTGGGGGAGGGTCTCCGCTCCTCATCGCAGGCCCATGCACTTTAGAAAGTTATGAGCATACCGTAGCTATCGGCCTTGCAGCTAAAGCGGCGGGCGCTACAGTGTTGCGAGGATCTATACGAAAACCTCGAACTAGTCCCTACTCCTTTCAGGGATGGGAAAAAGAGTGCGTTATCTGGCATAAAGAAGCTCAACGTATTCATGGCTTGCTGACAGAAACAGAAGTTTTAGATGTGCGTGATGTAGAAATCACAGCGGAAAACGTCGATATTCTTCGTATAGGCGCAAGAAACATGCAAAACTTTGTTTTGCTGCAAGAAGCCAGTCAAAGTCATCGTCCGATTATTCTCAAACGTCATCCCTCAGCAACTATAGAAGAGTGGCTATCTTCTGCTGAATATCTTCTAAACTCGCCCTCATGTCCTGGGGTAATTCTTTGCGAAAGAGGTATTCGAACTTTTGAAATGTCCACACGCTACACTCTCGATCTCAATACCGTAGCTCTGCTAAAAGAAATCAGCCCTCTTCCAGTCATTGTTGATCCCTCTCATGCTGCAGGAAAACGCTCTTTGGTAGCTCCATTAGCAAAAGCTGCCATGGCTGTGGGAGCTGATGGATTAATAATAGAAATGCATGAATGTCCAGAAAAAGCTCTTTGTGATGGGAAACAACACATAACACCAGAAGAGCTTAGTGAAGTATTTTCATCTATTATTAATCATAGTCGATCAAAGAAAGGAGAACAACACGCGGATTTGATTTATCAATAAATCGCATAAACCCCACTGTCTCCCTATTAAATTCTAAAAAACCCAAGATCCTTTATCATGTGTAGAGTCACACCATAAAATCTCGGATTTTATTTAATTAAAAGAAAAATAAAATCAATTTTAAAACAATTTATTTCTATTTTTTGAAAAACATTGAAAAGTTTTGTTTGTTTTAAATATTTATCTACCAAATAACAATGAAGGAATAAGAGTATTTTCTTCTTGGAGGTATATGGTAAAACAAACATGCAAACTCTACATTTTACAATGTCTATTTTACGCCTTATACTGGCTAATTTACTATTGTAGAAAAATACTCAGAGGCATCCCCGAACATCCTGACGAACCTTGGTTCCAAGCCTTTCTCTCCTCTCTTGTAGATCTTCTTTCTAGCTTAAAACAACTTCCGAATCCCGACATAAGATAACTGAGCTAACGACACTCACCTTCTTGTTGGAAAACAAGAAGGTGAGCACAGACGCTATTCTATATTAAATCCGTGATAACATCCCGCTTCTCCAAGCACCATGTTATTCAGCC
Encoded here:
- the aroF gene encoding 3-deoxy-7-phosphoheptulonate synthase codes for the protein MLTTTHPLPYSIKRSLEDPSTILPLSSEVSVGGGSPLLIAGPCTLESYEHTVAIGLAAKAAGATVLRGSIRKPRTSPYSFQGWEKECVIWHKEAQRIHGLLTETEVLDVRDVEITAENVDILRIGARNMQNFVLLQEASQSHRPIILKRHPSATIEEWLSSAEYLLNSPSCPGVILCERGIRTFEMSTRYTLDLNTVALLKEISPLPVIVDPSHAAGKRSLVAPLAKAAMAVGADGLIIEMHECPEKALCDGKQHITPEELSEVFSSIINHSRSKKGEQHADLIYQ